One window from the genome of Micromonospora aurantiaca ATCC 27029 encodes:
- the hisD gene encoding histidinol dehydrogenase — MLNRIDLRGGARDPRRLLPRAQLDVSVAVERIRPLVEAVRDHGYPAIREASERFDGVSPERLRVPVETIRAAEDELDPQVRAALLESITRARKVHADQRRTDHTTTVVPGGTVTERWVPVDRVGLYVPGGLAMYPSTVVMNVVPAQAAGVRSLVVVSPPQKDNDGLPDRRVLAACALLGVDEVYAVGGAQAVAMLAYGAGVDPAGDERCEPVDMITGPGNIWVTAAKRLLRGVVGIDAEAGPTEIAILADDTADPAHVAADLISQAEHDPLAASVLVTPSTALADAVDAELARQAPAAKHAERIGTALRGEQSGVVLVDDLEAGLRVVDAYAAEHLEIQTENAREWALRVRNAGAVFVGAWSPVSLGDYCAGSNHVLPTGGCARHSSGLSVQSFLRGVHLVEYTQDALRDVAPHVVTLATVEDLPAHGQAVSVRFPGGGAS, encoded by the coding sequence GTGCTGAATCGGATCGACCTGCGCGGCGGGGCCCGTGACCCGCGCCGCCTGCTGCCCCGTGCCCAGCTCGACGTCTCCGTGGCGGTCGAGCGGATCCGCCCGCTCGTGGAGGCGGTCCGGGACCATGGGTACCCGGCGATCCGGGAGGCGAGCGAACGGTTCGACGGCGTCTCGCCGGAGCGGCTGCGGGTGCCGGTCGAGACGATCCGCGCCGCCGAGGACGAGCTGGACCCGCAGGTACGCGCCGCGCTGCTGGAGTCGATCACCCGGGCCCGCAAGGTCCACGCCGACCAGCGCCGCACCGACCACACCACGACTGTGGTGCCCGGCGGCACTGTGACCGAGCGGTGGGTGCCGGTCGACCGGGTCGGTCTCTACGTGCCCGGCGGCCTGGCCATGTACCCGTCGACGGTGGTGATGAACGTGGTCCCGGCCCAGGCGGCCGGGGTGCGCTCCCTGGTGGTGGTGAGCCCGCCGCAGAAGGACAACGACGGGCTGCCCGACCGGCGGGTCCTCGCGGCGTGCGCGCTGCTCGGCGTGGACGAGGTGTACGCGGTCGGCGGCGCCCAGGCGGTCGCCATGCTCGCGTACGGCGCGGGCGTCGACCCGGCCGGGGACGAGCGCTGCGAGCCGGTCGACATGATCACCGGTCCGGGCAACATCTGGGTCACCGCCGCGAAGCGGCTGCTGCGCGGCGTGGTCGGCATCGACGCCGAGGCCGGCCCGACCGAGATCGCGATCCTGGCCGACGACACCGCCGACCCGGCGCACGTCGCGGCCGACCTGATCAGCCAGGCCGAGCACGACCCGCTGGCCGCGAGCGTGCTGGTCACCCCGTCCACGGCGCTGGCCGACGCGGTCGACGCGGAGCTGGCCCGGCAGGCGCCGGCGGCCAAGCACGCCGAGCGGATCGGCACCGCGCTGCGCGGCGAGCAGAGCGGCGTGGTCCTGGTCGACGACCTGGAGGCAGGGCTGCGGGTGGTCGACGCGTACGCGGCCGAGCACCTGGAGATCCAGACCGAGAACGCCCGCGAGTGGGCGCTGCGGGTCCGCAACGCCGGGGCGGTGTTCGTCGGCGCCTGGTCGCCGGTGTCGCTCGGCGACTACTGCGCGGGCTCCAACCACGTGCTGCCCACCGGCGGCTGCGCCCGGCACTCCTCCGGGCTGTCCGTGCAGTCGTTCCTGCGCGGCGTGCACCTGGTCGAATACACCCAGGACGCGCTGCGCGACGTGGCGCCGCACGTGGTCACGCTGGCGACCGTGGAGGACCTGCCCGCGCACGGCCAGGCGGTCAGCGTCCGGTTCCCCGGGGGCGGGGCGTCGTGA
- a CDS encoding TraR/DksA family transcriptional regulator: protein MAKPADTRTAGRKPVAKATRSAAETEKIRAALAARRDELNAEYDQTLSEITELQRDRLTDSAGDDQADTGTKTFEREQEISLANSIKERITQVERALERLDEGGYGWCERCGNPIPVERLAAFPSATLCVTCKQLAERR from the coding sequence ATGGCGAAGCCAGCCGACACCAGGACCGCCGGTCGCAAGCCGGTGGCGAAGGCCACCCGCAGCGCGGCGGAGACCGAGAAGATCCGGGCCGCCCTGGCGGCACGGCGGGACGAGCTCAACGCCGAGTACGATCAGACGCTGAGTGAGATCACCGAGCTGCAGCGCGACCGGCTGACCGACTCGGCCGGGGACGACCAGGCCGACACCGGCACCAAGACGTTCGAGCGGGAGCAGGAGATCTCTCTCGCCAACAGCATCAAGGAACGGATCACGCAGGTCGAGCGCGCGCTGGAGCGCCTCGACGAGGGTGGCTACGGCTGGTGCGAGCGGTGCGGCAACCCGATCCCGGTGGAGCGGCTCGCCGCGTTCCCGTCGGCCACCCTCTGCGTGACGTGCAAGCAGCTGGCGGAGCGGCGCTGA
- a CDS encoding ATPase has protein sequence MDGSETGWGRQGEPAPRWRALLDRARLGGRGAEHADADRHVEEQPAPPPDPLPRRGAGTGWTGRATAVGRAPDGSYGAEPAYRAEATFRVDPAFRADPRHDGEPAYQAEPAYRSDPEPSWRAGQPYPPDPSWRADPSFAPDPRPEQPFTAEPRPEPSWRPDPARPEPRGRAEAPAESRYSLLDGGYRPAPPPPESRYALLDRGRYRPDTPPAPEPVVPAPRRPLEGRSGRVDAAQVQWRAPEPDPELERATSVLRRELGTPRVLAFANPKGGVHKTTATVLAAATVGSVRGRGVLAWDDNELRGTLGLRAGSARHARTIRHLIHDLAQIEILEGNTLLSHLDDYLRHASDGSYDVLAGEESPRFAQRLDQFTVKRVLELLRRTHEVVCVDTGNNVESPNWRTVMQAADQLVVTTVPREDAAFSADWMLDLLHEVGMGELADNAVTLISCPTPGRTSLQDDLERHFATRTRAVAVVPYDPALETGSSIEYHQLQAETRNAWLKAAAVMLEPFAR, from the coding sequence TTGGACGGCAGCGAGACCGGCTGGGGTCGGCAGGGCGAGCCGGCACCGCGGTGGCGGGCGCTGCTCGACCGGGCCCGGCTCGGCGGTCGCGGCGCGGAGCACGCCGACGCCGACCGGCACGTCGAGGAGCAACCGGCGCCGCCGCCCGACCCGCTGCCCCGCCGTGGCGCGGGCACCGGGTGGACCGGCCGCGCCACCGCCGTCGGCCGGGCCCCCGACGGGTCGTACGGCGCGGAGCCCGCTTACCGGGCCGAGGCCACGTTCCGGGTCGACCCGGCCTTCCGCGCCGATCCCCGGCACGACGGCGAGCCGGCCTACCAGGCCGAACCGGCCTACCGCAGCGACCCCGAGCCGTCCTGGCGCGCCGGGCAGCCCTATCCGCCCGACCCGTCCTGGCGCGCCGACCCGTCGTTCGCGCCCGACCCGCGCCCCGAGCAGCCGTTCACCGCCGAGCCGCGCCCGGAACCGTCCTGGCGGCCCGACCCGGCCCGTCCGGAGCCGCGCGGCCGGGCCGAGGCGCCGGCCGAGTCCCGGTACTCCCTTCTCGACGGCGGCTACCGGCCCGCGCCGCCCCCGCCCGAGTCCCGCTACGCGCTGCTCGACCGGGGCCGCTACCGGCCGGACACGCCGCCCGCCCCGGAGCCGGTGGTGCCCGCGCCCCGCCGCCCGCTGGAGGGCCGCTCCGGCCGGGTCGACGCGGCCCAGGTGCAGTGGCGCGCCCCGGAGCCGGACCCGGAACTGGAACGGGCCACCAGCGTGCTGCGCCGCGAGCTGGGCACCCCGCGGGTGCTCGCCTTCGCCAACCCCAAGGGCGGGGTGCACAAGACCACAGCCACCGTGCTCGCCGCCGCGACGGTGGGCAGCGTCCGCGGGCGCGGCGTGCTCGCCTGGGACGACAACGAGCTGCGCGGCACGCTCGGTCTGCGGGCCGGCAGCGCCCGGCACGCCCGCACCATCCGCCACCTGATCCACGACCTGGCGCAGATCGAGATCCTCGAAGGCAACACGCTGCTGTCGCACCTCGACGACTACCTGCGGCACGCCTCCGACGGCTCGTACGACGTGCTGGCCGGCGAGGAGAGCCCACGCTTCGCCCAGCGGCTCGACCAGTTCACCGTCAAGCGGGTGCTGGAGCTGCTGCGCCGCACCCACGAGGTGGTCTGCGTGGACACCGGCAACAACGTGGAGAGCCCGAACTGGCGCACCGTCATGCAGGCCGCCGACCAGCTCGTGGTGACCACTGTGCCGCGCGAGGACGCGGCGTTCAGCGCGGACTGGATGCTCGACCTGCTGCACGAGGTGGGCATGGGCGAGCTGGCCGACAACGCGGTCACGCTGATCTCCTGCCCCACGCCGGGGCGTACCTCGTTGCAGGACGACCTGGAACGGCACTTCGCCACCCGGACCCGGGCGGTCGCCGTGGTGCCCTACGACCCGGCGCTGGAGACCGGCTCCTCGATCGAGTACCACCAGCTCCAGGCCGAGACCCGCAACGCCTGGCTCAAGGCGGCAGCGGTGATGCTGGAACCGTTCGCGCGCTGA
- the lspA gene encoding signal peptidase II gives MTAAPPAGSGTTETGAGAPRRKAVGLLLGVSLFSLLADLGTKQLALAELTGREPVSLLGGAVYLSLTRNSGAAWSIGSDHTWIFPIITFVVIGWIAWMALRLRSLPWAVSLGLVLGGALGNLIDRIFRAPGHFVGHVVDMISLFDPYGQVWPVFNLADSSLVCGVVLAVFLELTGRQRDGSRLRDEKRDDAAPAEQRESA, from the coding sequence ATGACCGCAGCACCGCCCGCCGGGTCCGGCACCACCGAGACGGGCGCCGGCGCGCCCCGCCGTAAGGCCGTCGGCCTGCTGCTCGGCGTGTCCCTGTTCTCGCTGCTGGCGGACCTCGGCACGAAGCAGCTCGCGTTGGCCGAGCTGACCGGCCGGGAGCCGGTGTCGCTGCTCGGCGGCGCGGTCTACCTCAGCCTGACCCGCAACAGCGGCGCGGCCTGGAGCATCGGCTCCGACCACACCTGGATCTTCCCGATCATCACGTTCGTGGTGATCGGGTGGATCGCCTGGATGGCGCTGCGGCTGCGCTCGCTGCCGTGGGCGGTGTCGCTGGGCCTGGTGCTGGGCGGCGCGCTCGGCAACCTGATCGACCGGATCTTCCGCGCTCCAGGGCACTTCGTCGGCCACGTGGTCGACATGATCAGCCTCTTCGACCCGTACGGCCAGGTCTGGCCGGTGTTCAACCTGGCCGACAGCTCACTGGTGTGCGGCGTGGTGCTCGCGGTCTTCCTGGAGCTGACCGGCCGGCAGCGCGACGGCTCCCGGCTGCGCGACGAGAAGCGCGACGACGCCGCCCCGGCCGAGCAGCGGGAGAGCGCGTGA
- a CDS encoding DUF2567 domain-containing protein: protein MSPDTPEPERARERTDGTDARTDGTDARTGDAAPLPGGAWPEREQPPGWPGGLPVPAGTPVTAPGADPLAGYPGVVAELPGADATRSGRPLLTTLGVVALLTALGAPLGLLWAWAAPATPVRQTPAGTVYATTQPEQPIAADGWFSLLTLGFGVLAAIALWVLLRRRRGPAGLLAVTLGGLGAAVVAWQVGRRIGLSTFQRLVETAPPGTAFTKPVDLRAGGVDWYGPLPVPHGNLLLAAFGAAVTYTLLAGWSRWPSLRPEPEPDAAWPPPPPGFSSAPGDQPAR from the coding sequence GTGAGTCCGGACACCCCTGAGCCCGAGCGGGCGCGCGAGCGCACCGACGGCACCGACGCGCGCACCGACGGCACCGACGCGCGTACCGGCGACGCGGCCCCGCTTCCCGGCGGCGCGTGGCCCGAGCGCGAGCAGCCGCCCGGCTGGCCCGGCGGCCTGCCGGTACCCGCCGGCACGCCGGTCACCGCGCCCGGCGCCGACCCGCTCGCCGGATACCCGGGCGTGGTGGCGGAGCTACCCGGCGCCGACGCCACCCGATCCGGCCGCCCGTTGCTCACCACGCTCGGCGTGGTCGCGCTGCTCACCGCGCTCGGCGCGCCGCTGGGCCTGCTGTGGGCATGGGCGGCGCCCGCCACCCCGGTCCGGCAGACCCCCGCCGGCACGGTCTACGCGACCACGCAGCCGGAGCAGCCGATCGCCGCGGACGGCTGGTTCAGCCTCCTGACGCTCGGCTTCGGCGTGCTCGCCGCGATCGCCCTGTGGGTGCTGCTGCGCCGCCGGCGCGGCCCGGCCGGCCTGCTCGCGGTGACGCTCGGCGGTCTCGGCGCGGCGGTGGTGGCCTGGCAGGTCGGCCGCCGGATCGGGCTGTCGACGTTCCAGCGGCTGGTGGAGACCGCGCCGCCGGGCACCGCCTTCACCAAGCCCGTCGACCTGCGCGCCGGGGGCGTCGACTGGTACGGCCCGCTGCCGGTGCCGCACGGGAACCTGCTGCTCGCCGCGTTCGGCGCCGCCGTCACGTACACGCTGCTGGCGGGCTGGTCGCGGTGGCCGTCGCTGCGGCCGGAGCCGGAGCCCGACGCGGCCTGGCCGCCGCCCCCGCCCGGGTTCAGTTCGGCGCCGGGGGACCAGCCAGCTCGCTGA
- a CDS encoding DivIVA domain-containing protein — protein MPLTPADVHNVAFKKPPIGKRGYDEEEVDAFLDEVERELARLIEENNELRAQVERGGRGGAPAGPGGDARLAAELNDVKAQLDRVQRDKAAAEQAARAMQAELEQVRTQGGPAGVTGDGEQQALRVLMMAQRTADDHVSDARREADQLLSEARSKAEEVTREARAKADALERDARQRHQEAMGGLDAKRTALQKHIEELKQFEREYRTRLKAYLESQLRDLDGRGQGLEVEMNRAEGTRAAGSNGLAAAGLAGSYGGGRAGSLESGR, from the coding sequence ATGCCGCTGACCCCGGCCGACGTTCACAACGTCGCCTTCAAAAAGCCGCCGATCGGCAAGCGGGGGTATGACGAGGAGGAGGTCGACGCCTTCCTGGACGAGGTCGAGCGCGAGCTGGCCCGTCTGATCGAGGAGAACAACGAGCTGCGCGCCCAGGTGGAGCGCGGCGGTCGGGGTGGCGCTCCCGCCGGCCCCGGCGGTGACGCCCGCCTCGCGGCGGAGCTCAACGACGTCAAGGCCCAGCTCGACCGGGTGCAGCGCGACAAGGCGGCCGCCGAGCAGGCGGCCCGCGCGATGCAGGCCGAGCTGGAGCAGGTGCGCACGCAGGGCGGCCCGGCCGGCGTGACCGGTGACGGCGAGCAGCAGGCGCTGCGGGTGCTCATGATGGCCCAGCGCACCGCCGACGACCACGTCTCCGACGCCCGTCGCGAGGCCGACCAGCTGCTCTCCGAGGCCCGTTCGAAGGCCGAGGAGGTCACCCGGGAGGCGCGCGCCAAGGCCGACGCCCTGGAGCGGGACGCCCGCCAGCGGCACCAGGAGGCCATGGGCGGCCTGGACGCCAAGCGCACCGCGCTGCAGAAGCACATCGAGGAGCTCAAGCAGTTCGAGCGCGAGTACCGCACCCGCCTCAAGGCGTACCTGGAGAGCCAGCTGCGTGACCTCGACGGTCGCGGCCAGGGCCTCGAGGTGGAGATGAACCGCGCCGAGGGCACCCGTGCCGCCGGCAGCAACGGTCTCGCCGCGGCCGGTCTCGCCGGCTCCTACGGCGGTGGCCGCGCGGGCTCGCTCGAGTCCGGCCGCTGA
- a CDS encoding RluA family pseudouridine synthase yields the protein MTSAFAAGGDTRSLPVPDGLDGMRLDQAVSRLLGLSRTAAAGLIDAGDALVDGVARPNSYKVKAGSWLEVTLPAPAAPPAVVPQAVPGLTVVYADDDIVVVDKPVGVAAHPSPGWTGPTVIGGLAGIGHRISTSGAAERQGVVHRLDVGTTGIMAVAKSERAYTALKRAFKYREVEKRYHAVVQGHPDPLRGTIDAPIDRHPHHDYRWAVVSGGKPSITHYDTLEAFPAASLLDVRLETGRTHQIRVHFSSMRHPCVGDLTYGADPTLSARLGLSRQWLHARSLSFAHPGTGDEVTFVSEYPDDLARALEILRD from the coding sequence GTGACCTCCGCGTTCGCCGCCGGCGGCGACACCCGTTCCCTGCCCGTGCCGGACGGCCTCGACGGCATGCGCCTGGACCAGGCCGTGTCCCGCCTGCTCGGGCTCTCCCGTACCGCCGCCGCCGGCCTGATCGACGCGGGCGACGCGCTCGTCGACGGCGTGGCCCGGCCCAACTCGTACAAGGTCAAGGCGGGTTCGTGGCTGGAGGTCACGCTGCCCGCGCCGGCCGCGCCGCCCGCGGTGGTGCCGCAGGCCGTGCCCGGCCTGACAGTGGTGTACGCCGACGACGACATCGTGGTGGTCGACAAGCCGGTCGGGGTGGCGGCGCACCCGAGCCCGGGCTGGACCGGCCCCACAGTGATCGGCGGGCTGGCCGGCATCGGCCACCGGATCTCCACGAGCGGCGCCGCGGAGCGGCAGGGTGTGGTGCACCGGCTCGACGTGGGCACCACCGGCATCATGGCGGTGGCCAAGAGCGAGCGCGCGTACACCGCGCTGAAGCGGGCGTTCAAGTACCGCGAGGTGGAGAAGCGATACCACGCCGTGGTGCAGGGTCACCCGGATCCGCTGCGCGGCACCATCGACGCGCCGATCGACAGGCACCCGCACCACGACTACCGCTGGGCCGTGGTCTCCGGCGGCAAGCCGAGCATCACGCACTACGACACGCTCGAGGCGTTCCCCGCCGCCAGCCTGCTCGACGTGCGGCTGGAGACCGGGCGTACGCACCAGATCAGGGTGCACTTCTCCAGCATGCGGCACCCCTGCGTGGGCGACCTGACCTACGGCGCGGACCCGACGCTGTCGGCCCGGCTCGGTCTGTCCCGGCAGTGGCTGCACGCCCGCTCGCTGAGCTTCGCGCACCCGGGCACCGGCGACGAGGTGACGTTCGTCAGCGAGTACCCGGACGACCTGGCCCGGGCGCTGGAGATCCTGCGCGACTGA
- a CDS encoding YggT family protein: MLSILFQVLYLLLYIFLIVLLARFVLGAVLAYGRRWQPGRGASAGLEVVWSVTDPPLRALRRVIPPLRIGTVSIDLASLVLLVILFVLMEFVFRRLIFAFA; the protein is encoded by the coding sequence GTGTTGTCGATCCTGTTCCAGGTGCTCTACCTGCTGCTGTACATCTTCCTAATTGTCCTTTTGGCGCGATTTGTTCTCGGGGCGGTGCTGGCCTATGGTCGCCGCTGGCAACCGGGGCGGGGAGCGTCGGCGGGACTGGAAGTCGTGTGGAGCGTCACTGATCCGCCCCTGCGAGCGTTGAGGCGTGTGATCCCGCCACTGCGAATTGGTACCGTGAGCATCGACCTGGCCTCCCTTGTGCTCCTGGTTATCCTGTTCGTGCTGATGGAGTTCGTGTTTAGGCGCCTGATCTTCGCGTTTGCCTGA
- a CDS encoding LON peptidase substrate-binding domain-containing protein → MSARLPVFPLGTVLFPGLVLPLHIFEERYKALVRHLVGLPEGAPREFGVVAIQAGWEVAPAGPPGRSGPPGGDVTLHEVGCTAELRQVTELADGGFDIVTVGRRRFRVAEVDASAEPYLTAEVEWLPEPDGPDEVSDLLAARVISVFRQYLGLIRPDQQEITEQLPEDPTVLSHLVAATAALTVADRQRLLAVDDTAGRLRAELRLLNRETALLRQVRAVPVPLSELAGPPAPN, encoded by the coding sequence GTGAGCGCACGGCTGCCGGTGTTCCCGCTCGGGACCGTCCTCTTCCCCGGGCTGGTCCTTCCGCTGCACATCTTCGAGGAGCGCTACAAGGCGCTGGTGCGCCACCTCGTGGGCCTGCCCGAGGGCGCGCCGCGCGAGTTCGGCGTGGTGGCGATCCAGGCCGGCTGGGAGGTCGCGCCGGCCGGGCCGCCGGGGCGTTCCGGGCCGCCCGGCGGCGACGTCACGCTGCACGAGGTGGGCTGCACCGCCGAGCTGCGGCAGGTCACCGAGCTGGCCGACGGCGGCTTCGACATCGTCACCGTCGGGCGGCGGCGGTTCCGGGTCGCCGAGGTGGACGCCTCCGCCGAGCCGTACCTGACCGCCGAGGTGGAGTGGCTGCCGGAGCCGGACGGCCCGGACGAGGTCTCCGACCTGCTGGCGGCCCGGGTGATCTCGGTGTTCCGGCAATACCTCGGCCTGATCCGGCCGGACCAGCAGGAGATCACCGAGCAGCTGCCGGAGGATCCGACGGTCCTGTCGCACCTGGTCGCCGCGACCGCCGCGCTGACCGTCGCCGACCGGCAGCGGCTGCTCGCCGTCGACGACACCGCCGGGCGGCTGCGCGCCGAGCTGCGCCTGCTCAACCGGGAGACGGCGTTGCTGCGGCAGGTGCGCGCGGTGCCGGTGCCGCTCAGCGAGCTGGCTGGTCCCCCGGCGCCGAACTGA
- a CDS encoding cell division protein SepF: MGALRKAGVWLGLVEEDDERAYEDGGYDKGGYRESSRYRSSRYAEEFADEDDDEAEEPPTTRSRLGDRGRLSERASSRAVDADRAEAERPERAERSSVRSITRSSAGDTSGALTYHTRDNLALAPQAQPRERERVAPEDEQRYQITTLHPTTYREARTIGEHFRDGVPVIINLTEMDEADARRLVDFAAGLAFGLRGTIERVTNRVFLLSPANVQVTAEDKAKIAEGGFFSLS; encoded by the coding sequence ATGGGTGCACTGCGCAAGGCGGGGGTCTGGCTCGGTCTCGTCGAGGAGGACGACGAGCGGGCGTACGAGGACGGTGGCTACGACAAGGGTGGCTACCGGGAATCGTCGCGCTACCGGTCGAGCCGGTACGCCGAGGAGTTCGCCGACGAGGACGACGACGAGGCCGAGGAGCCGCCGACGACGCGGAGCCGGCTCGGCGACCGGGGCCGGCTGTCCGAGCGCGCCTCCAGCCGCGCGGTCGACGCCGACCGGGCCGAGGCCGAGCGCCCGGAGCGGGCCGAGCGGTCCAGCGTCCGGTCGATCACCCGGTCCTCCGCCGGTGACACCTCGGGCGCGCTGACCTACCACACCCGGGACAACCTCGCGCTCGCGCCGCAGGCCCAGCCGCGGGAGCGGGAGCGCGTGGCGCCGGAGGACGAGCAGCGCTACCAGATCACCACGCTGCACCCGACCACGTACCGCGAGGCGCGGACGATCGGCGAGCACTTCCGCGACGGCGTACCGGTGATCATCAATCTCACCGAGATGGACGAGGCGGACGCCCGCCGGCTCGTCGACTTCGCCGCCGGGCTCGCGTTCGGTCTGCGCGGTACGATCGAGCGCGTGACCAACCGGGTGTTCCTGCTCTCACCGGCCAACGTCCAGGTCACCGCGGAGGACAAGGCCAAGATCGCTGAGGGCGGCTTCTTCAGCCTGAGCTGA
- a CDS encoding DUF167 domain-containing protein: protein MTIADTLTVAVRVKPGAARARVGGRFDGPYGPALVVAVHAPAVDGRATEAARRALADALGIRPATVSLRSGAASRDKLFLVERPHDGLPEVLRRLRDGSTA, encoded by the coding sequence ATGACGATCGCGGACACACTCACCGTCGCGGTGCGGGTGAAGCCCGGGGCGGCCCGCGCCCGGGTGGGCGGGCGGTTCGACGGGCCGTACGGTCCGGCGCTCGTCGTCGCGGTGCACGCGCCCGCGGTGGACGGCCGCGCCACCGAGGCGGCCCGGCGCGCGCTCGCCGACGCGCTCGGCATCCGGCCGGCGACCGTGTCGCTGCGGTCCGGCGCGGCCAGCCGGGACAAGCTGTTCCTGGTCGAGCGCCCGCACGACGGGCTGCCCGAGGTGCTGCGCCGGCTGCGCGACGGCAGCACGGCGTGA
- a CDS encoding potassium/proton antiporter: MTPGLDVALLVGAAVLLVAVGAVRFSTRLGVPSLLVYLALGVLLGEAGLGIRFDDVELTRVLGFCALIVIIAEGGLTARWSTLRPVLGLAAALSTVGVVVSIVVVGVVVHLLLGLDWRLSLLYGAVLSSTDAAAVFATLRRLRLPPRLVAALEAESGVNDAPVVLLVLLLSRAGVEAAHPWWYEVLLLGYELSAGAAVGVGAGLAGRYALRRAALPSAGLYPIAVVGFTVLAYAAGSVLHASGFLAVYVAGVLLGNSRLPHRQAILGFADGLAWLAQIGLFVLLGLLVSPSRLDAAVLPAVITGLALLLLARPLSVAVSALPFRVSLREQLFLSWAGLRGAVPVVLATIPLSLHVPGAARLFDAVFVLVVIFTLLQAGTLAPAARRLGVTAPAEASEILLETAPLERMRADLLQMEVPAGSRLAGVHVDELRLPVGAAVTLVLRDGAGFVPGADTRLKVGDSLLIVATAGVRDETERRLRAVSRRGRLARWFGEYGEEPAR; encoded by the coding sequence ATGACCCCGGGGCTCGACGTCGCGCTGCTCGTGGGCGCTGCCGTGCTGCTGGTCGCGGTGGGCGCGGTGCGGTTCTCCACCCGGCTCGGCGTACCGAGCCTGCTGGTCTACCTGGCGCTGGGCGTGCTGCTCGGCGAGGCCGGCCTGGGCATCCGGTTCGACGACGTCGAACTGACCCGGGTGCTCGGCTTCTGCGCGCTCATCGTGATCATCGCGGAGGGCGGGCTGACCGCGCGGTGGAGCACGCTGCGGCCGGTGCTGGGCCTGGCCGCGGCGCTGTCCACGGTCGGCGTCGTGGTCAGCATCGTGGTCGTCGGCGTGGTGGTGCACCTGCTGCTCGGCCTGGACTGGCGGCTGTCGCTGCTCTACGGCGCGGTGCTCTCCTCCACCGACGCGGCGGCCGTGTTCGCCACGCTGCGCCGGTTGCGCCTGCCGCCCCGGCTGGTGGCCGCGCTGGAGGCCGAGTCCGGGGTGAACGACGCCCCGGTCGTGCTGCTGGTGCTGCTGCTGTCCCGCGCCGGGGTCGAGGCCGCCCACCCCTGGTGGTACGAGGTGCTGCTGCTCGGCTACGAGCTGAGCGCCGGCGCGGCGGTCGGTGTCGGCGCGGGCCTGGCCGGCCGGTACGCGCTGCGCCGGGCCGCGCTGCCGTCGGCCGGCCTGTACCCGATCGCGGTGGTCGGCTTCACCGTGCTGGCGTACGCGGCCGGCTCGGTGCTGCACGCCTCGGGCTTCCTCGCGGTGTACGTCGCGGGCGTGCTGCTCGGCAACTCGCGGCTGCCGCACCGCCAGGCCATCCTCGGTTTCGCCGACGGGCTGGCCTGGCTGGCCCAGATCGGCCTGTTCGTGCTGCTCGGCCTGCTGGTCTCGCCGAGCCGGCTGGACGCGGCGGTGCTGCCGGCCGTGATCACCGGGCTGGCCCTGCTGCTGCTCGCCCGGCCGCTGTCGGTGGCGGTCTCCGCGCTGCCGTTCCGGGTGAGCCTGCGCGAGCAGCTGTTCCTGTCCTGGGCCGGGCTGCGCGGCGCGGTGCCGGTCGTGCTGGCGACCATCCCGCTGTCGCTGCACGTGCCGGGCGCGGCCCGCCTGTTCGACGCCGTCTTCGTCCTGGTGGTGATCTTCACGTTGCTCCAGGCCGGGACGCTGGCGCCGGCGGCCCGCCGGCTGGGGGTGACCGCGCCGGCCGAGGCGAGCGAGATCCTGCTGGAGACCGCCCCGCTGGAACGGATGCGCGCCGACCTGCTCCAGATGGAGGTGCCGGCCGGGTCGCGGCTGGCCGGGGTGCACGTGGACGAGCTGCGGCTGCCGGTCGGCGCGGCGGTGACGCTCGTGCTGCGCGACGGTGCCGGTTTCGTGCCGGGCGCCGACACCCGGCTCAAGGTCGGGGACAGCCTGCTCATCGTCGCCACCGCGGGCGTACGGGACGAGACCGAGCGGCGGCTGCGGGCGGTGAGCCGCCGGGGCCGGCTGGCGAGGTGGTTCGGGGAGTACGGCGAGGAGCCGGCCCGCTGA